The proteins below are encoded in one region of Zootoca vivipara chromosome 10, rZooViv1.1, whole genome shotgun sequence:
- the CENPM gene encoding centromere protein M: MAALAAFAKLPAINSATVLLVGTNEDFQEQLAETMLKEKEDFKINIHLTRSLPLPAERDHMRPQINLIVFMINVKSKYSFKDIESSLLHVDANFFLGKVCFLIIGACGMNQISVDVDAALKLADRYCSPVLFCELECEDIRISTARQLLRMLKICAGHVSGVSALSFSSLMGSYNDYSSIME; encoded by the exons ATGGCGGCGTTGGCTGCTTTTGCCAAGCTCCCAGCAATCAACTCTGCCACCGTTTTG tTGGTGGGAACAAATGAAGATTTCCAAGAGCAGCTAGCAGAGACAATGCTTAAGGAAaaagaagattttaaaataaatat CCACTTGACAAGGTCTCTTCCTTTACCTGCAGAGAGAGATCACATGCGGCCTCAAATTAATCTGATTGTTTTTATGATTAACGTAAAAAGCAAATACAG TTTTAAGGATATTGAATCTTCACTGCTACATGTAGATGCCAACTTTTTCCTTGGAAAAGTGTGCTTTCTGATCATAGGTG CATGTGGAATGAATCAAATCAGTGTGGACGTGGACGCTGCCTTGAAGCTGGCAGATCGTTACTGCAGCCCTGTTCTATTCTGTGAACTGGAA TGTGAGGATATCAGGATTTCCACAGCTCGACAGCTGCTCCGGATGCTGAAAATATGTGCTGGTCATGTGTCAGGAGTTTCTGCACTCTCCTTCAGTTCGTTAATGGGAAGTTACAATGATTACTCCAGTATCATGGAATAA
- the SMIM45 gene encoding small integral membrane protein 45, which yields MPHFLDWFVPMYLMISILILVGFGACIYYFEPGLQEAHKWRTQRPIMERDLRKTLMIRDNLAFGVPEV from the coding sequence ATGCCTCATTTCTTGGACTGGTTTGTGCCAATGTATCTGATGATCTCAATTCTTATCTTGGTGGGCTTTGGAGCTTGCATATACTACTTTGAGCCAGGACTTCAGGAAGCGCACAAGTGGCGGACACAAAGGCCAATCATGGAACGAGACCTTCGGAAAACACTGATGATACGGGACAACCTTGCATTTGGGGTGCCTGAAGTCTAG